A stretch of the Bacillus sp. FJAT-18017 genome encodes the following:
- a CDS encoding M14 family zinc carboxypeptidase — protein MKKKTVVASLLAASLLAAVPFSAPLASPVKWVNVNVNEEQDGSKFNSENYDFMKFSEVGKKLDEISKLSNRVKVEVKGVSSKGYPLYVVTIADPEAQGKFGKIQSLRKQMFKNPQKAQDWINANPDFKVPVMINGSIHGTEFVGTDAVMQLIERFATENDSVTKDILANNILIFNVVQNPDGRVDATRFNGEGIDLNRDFITQSQPETKETVALLKEWNPMVFLDTHGYVKNYGPNLQGLIEPCTPPHNPNYEYDLYQKWAFGQAEAMEAEILSNKLEYSGNLYKSMKGAYIPQRDDAAGWDDYPPVFTPMYAMYHGAYGHTLEAPTNDEDGVRWMYDAIMGALEFATENKQEMIADQIEMFKRGINFDHPYHKEGHFPNAYILPVNEKDPTVTEKAVQHLINNDIEVVKSSKPFTAGGKSYKKGTYIVQMDQAKAGLANTMLWDGEDISNDTPAMYDISAWSLPELWGFTADPVHEEIKVVSSMVNQVASQGAVSGKGPFLIPNSSVKAVKLVNDLLKQGVDIKRDAEGNFYADASANKVSAAVKESGLLIESAAIPANAESVESLKVAILKDGGMGKAQSHSGTKLALKRLGFSITEVTPVEVAKTGLSEFDVFVYSGTESLISTNLSAANKEFGFEYAEQLETFKANLNNFLSNGGKYIAVGAGASRATKTLGLTDNTINTGGGNSNGIVKVDYDGTGLTAGYSQDDIGFVYRPAWYTVSGNDEVAATFDNNQDFFLAGHWRNRPDVSGQPVVVKEDNKNVTLIGLEAGFRDHTDYLFRLLSNAIFTK, from the coding sequence ATGAAAAAGAAAACGGTTGTGGCCAGTTTACTGGCTGCAAGTTTGCTTGCAGCAGTGCCTTTTAGCGCACCGCTTGCCAGCCCTGTCAAATGGGTGAATGTCAATGTTAATGAGGAGCAGGACGGGAGCAAATTCAACAGTGAAAACTATGATTTTATGAAATTCTCTGAGGTTGGCAAAAAGCTCGATGAAATTTCAAAGCTGTCAAATCGTGTAAAGGTTGAGGTAAAGGGCGTATCTTCTAAAGGCTATCCATTGTATGTTGTTACGATTGCAGACCCAGAAGCACAGGGGAAGTTTGGGAAAATCCAGTCGCTTAGGAAGCAAATGTTCAAGAATCCCCAAAAGGCACAGGATTGGATTAATGCAAACCCTGACTTTAAGGTTCCTGTAATGATAAATGGATCGATTCACGGAACAGAGTTTGTAGGCACCGATGCAGTCATGCAGCTGATTGAACGGTTCGCAACTGAAAATGATTCGGTAACAAAAGATATTCTGGCCAACAACATTTTAATCTTCAACGTTGTTCAGAATCCGGACGGCAGAGTAGATGCAACCCGGTTTAACGGTGAAGGCATTGACTTAAACCGCGATTTCATTACTCAGTCGCAGCCAGAAACGAAGGAAACCGTCGCCCTGCTGAAAGAATGGAACCCGATGGTCTTCCTTGATACCCATGGCTATGTCAAAAATTATGGGCCTAACCTGCAAGGCCTGATTGAACCTTGTACGCCTCCACATAATCCAAACTATGAATATGACTTATATCAAAAATGGGCATTTGGACAAGCTGAGGCAATGGAGGCCGAAATACTCTCCAATAAATTGGAGTACAGCGGCAATCTATACAAAAGCATGAAGGGCGCGTATATCCCGCAGCGCGATGATGCTGCCGGCTGGGATGACTACCCGCCAGTTTTTACGCCAATGTATGCAATGTATCATGGTGCTTATGGACATACACTTGAAGCACCAACAAATGACGAAGACGGCGTCCGCTGGATGTACGATGCAATCATGGGTGCTTTGGAATTTGCCACTGAAAATAAACAGGAAATGATTGCAGACCAAATCGAAATGTTTAAGCGCGGCATCAACTTCGACCATCCTTATCACAAAGAAGGTCATTTCCCTAATGCCTACATCCTGCCGGTCAATGAAAAGGATCCTACGGTAACAGAAAAAGCAGTCCAGCATTTGATTAATAACGACATAGAAGTTGTAAAATCATCCAAGCCATTTACTGCAGGCGGCAAGTCCTATAAGAAAGGAACATACATCGTCCAGATGGATCAAGCAAAAGCCGGCCTTGCCAATACGATGCTATGGGATGGAGAAGACATCTCCAATGACACACCAGCCATGTACGACATTTCAGCATGGAGCCTTCCGGAGCTATGGGGCTTTACAGCCGACCCGGTTCATGAAGAGATTAAGGTTGTTTCTTCGATGGTCAACCAAGTTGCAAGCCAGGGAGCGGTTTCTGGGAAAGGGCCTTTCCTTATTCCGAATAGCTCAGTGAAGGCGGTAAAACTTGTTAATGACTTGTTGAAGCAAGGTGTCGACATAAAGCGTGATGCAGAAGGCAATTTCTATGCAGATGCTTCAGCAAACAAAGTTTCTGCCGCAGTCAAAGAATCAGGACTTCTGATTGAATCAGCCGCCATTCCTGCTAACGCAGAATCAGTTGAAAGTCTGAAAGTGGCTATCCTTAAGGATGGCGGAATGGGGAAAGCGCAATCACATTCCGGTACTAAACTAGCATTGAAGCGTCTAGGCTTTAGCATAACCGAGGTAACTCCAGTCGAAGTTGCCAAAACAGGTTTATCCGAATTTGATGTTTTTGTCTACAGCGGTACGGAAAGCTTGATTTCTACAAATCTAAGTGCGGCAAACAAAGAATTTGGCTTTGAATATGCTGAACAGTTGGAAACCTTTAAAGCAAATCTAAACAACTTCCTTTCCAATGGCGGAAAGTACATCGCGGTTGGTGCGGGGGCATCAAGAGCAACAAAGACGCTTGGATTGACTGATAACACTATCAATACAGGCGGGGGCAACAGTAACGGTATTGTAAAAGTTGATTACGATGGAACTGGATTGACAGCCGGGTACAGCCAGGACGATATTGGCTTTGTTTACCGCCCAGCCTGGTATACAGTTTCAGGCAATGATGAAGTTGCGGCAACCTTTGACAATAACCAGGACTTCTTCTTAGCAGGGCACTGGAGGAATCGTCCCGATGTGTCAGGCCAGCCAGTTGTCGTCAAGGAAGATAATAAGAATGTAACCTTAATTGGACTTGAAGCAGGATTCAGGGATCACACCGATTATCTATTCAGACTCCTTTCAAATGCAATTTTTACAAAATAA
- a CDS encoding DUF421 domain-containing protein has product MEFLHGQETLTAFQWVLRAVIGFLFLIIIAKVLGQRAISQLRLLDFVIALVIGDIIAHPLSDPGLGMKGAVITTIVLVILYVMGIFGILKSPRFRRLINNAPITIVENGEIIYSGMKKARISLDVLLEEMRERQIDSIKKVALSIWEADGKISFFVDPNYQPLTPSHYKMKLKPFDLPRTIIKEGRINNEELQQASRDKDWVVERLKQNYGVSVNDVLLATLDKKGDLNIFLYKNN; this is encoded by the coding sequence ATGGAATTTTTGCATGGCCAGGAAACTCTTACGGCTTTCCAATGGGTGCTTCGGGCAGTAATTGGTTTCCTCTTTTTAATTATAATCGCAAAGGTTTTGGGACAGCGTGCTATTTCCCAACTTAGGCTGTTGGACTTTGTCATCGCCCTGGTCATTGGCGACATTATCGCACATCCTCTCTCCGACCCGGGGCTTGGCATGAAAGGGGCTGTGATTACGACAATTGTCCTAGTAATCCTTTATGTTATGGGAATATTCGGGATCCTCAAGTCCCCTCGATTTCGGAGATTGATCAACAATGCTCCTATTACCATTGTAGAGAACGGCGAAATTATTTATTCCGGTATGAAGAAAGCGAGAATTTCCTTGGATGTACTGCTTGAGGAAATGCGCGAGCGCCAAATCGACTCTATCAAGAAAGTTGCATTGTCGATATGGGAGGCTGATGGGAAGATATCTTTTTTTGTTGACCCTAACTATCAGCCACTTACCCCTTCACATTACAAAATGAAATTAAAACCATTCGACCTGCCACGAACAATCATTAAAGAAGGGCGCATCAATAATGAAGAACTTCAGCAAGCATCAAGGGATAAGGACTGGGTTGTTGAGAGGCTTAAACAGAATTATGGTGTTAGCGTGAATGACGTTCTTCTTGCCACCCTTGATAAAAAAGGAGACCTAAATATCTTTTTGTATAAAAATAACTAA